A window of the Brassica oleracea var. oleracea cultivar TO1000 chromosome C1, BOL, whole genome shotgun sequence genome harbors these coding sequences:
- the LOC106317540 gene encoding uncharacterized protein LOC106317540 isoform X3 → MSLKLNTPTFPNLASSLFPNSNPRGPSQIRFSNRWGNANADLLSLSLLDQRCRRDQIRCCGMAGGGGGGGDHHHVGVWWDLNTCPVPAGVDPRCVRPCIESALEKLFGRRSAVSIYIYAIGNLEFISTDLLQNISSSGIIVTHAPCGMHDLHDFLIDWSADELKNPHPPGYVMIISSDYRLLYPKRFRLFGFTTFVAYPKGVRLLAHLTQLKFIGREFDEVFAKEFVWETLLSDNLDETLLLSDNNTCDEKPLCICNICCYDYEVCDEFITHLKCEEHRNQWSEIVHDRKLKYFCQVCNYPAYSHYNLFLHNQSEAHNRKLVEKQAQEEEDCQSRKTNPELDLFYERNKEQSL, encoded by the exons ATGTCGTTGAAACTCAACACCCCCACTTTCCCAAATTTAGCGTCATCTCTGTTCCCAAATTCGAACCCAAGAGGACCCAGCCAGATTCGATTCTCTAACCGATGGGGCAACGCTAACGCCGATCTCCTCTCTCTCTCTCTCTTGGATCAACGTTGCAGAAGGGATCAAATTCGTTGTTGCGGGATGGCAGGAGGAGGAGGAGGAGGAG GTGATCATCATCATGTGGGAGTGTGGTGGGACCTGAACACGTGTCCGGTTCCGGCTGGTGTAGACCCTCGTTGTGTCCGTCCGTGTATAGAATCTGCCTTGGAGAAGCTGTTTGGTCGTCGTTCTGCAGTCAGCATCTATATCTATGCCATAGGAAACCTAGAATTCATCTCTACTGACCTCTTGCAAAACATCTCTTCCTCCGGAATCATTGTTACTCATGCCCCCTGCG GTATGCACGACTTACATGATTTTCTTATCGACTGGTCTGCGGATGAGCTTAAAAACCCACATCCTCCTGGTTACGTAATGATCATCTCGAGTGATTATAGACTGCTTTACCCTAAGCGTTTTCGGCTTTTTGGATTCACTACTTTTGTTGCATATCCAAAAGGTGTTCGCCTACTTGCCCATCTTACCCAGCTAAAATTTATTGGCCGAGAGTTTGACGAAGTGTTTGCCAAAGAGTTTGTCTGGGAAACCTTATTGAGTGATAATTTGGATGAAACTTTATTATTGAGTGACAACAACACATGTGATGAGAAACCTCTCTGCATTTGCAACATATGCTGTTATGATTACGAAGTATGTGACGAATTCATCACTCATCTCAAGTGTGAAGAGCACAGAAACCAG TGGTCTGAAATTGTGCACGACCGCAAGCTTAAATATTTTTGCCAAGTTTGCAATTATCCCGCCTATAGCCACTATAACCTCTTTCTCCATAACCAAAGTGAAGCACATAATCGCAAG CTGGTTGAGAAACAGGCTCAAGAAGAGGAGGATTGCCAGAGCAGGAAGACAAATCCAGAATTGGATCTCTTCTACGAGAGAAACAAGGAGCAATCTCTTTGA
- the LOC106317540 gene encoding uncharacterized protein LOC106317540 isoform X2: MSLKLNTPTFPNLASSLFPNSNPRGPSQIRFSNRWGNANADLLSLSLLDQRCRRDQIRCCGMAGGGGGGGGGDHHHVGVWWDLNTCPVPAGVDPRCVRPCIESALEKLFGRRSAVSIYIYAIGNLEFISTDLLQNISSSGIIVTHAPCGMHDLHDFLIDWSADELKNPHPPGYVMIISSDYRLLYPKRFRLFGFTTFVAYPKGVRLLAHLTQLKFIGREFDEVFAKEFVWETLLSDNLDETLLLSDNNTCDEKPLCICNICCYDYEVCDEFITHLKCEEHRNQWSEIVHDRKLKYFCQVCNYPAYSHYNLFLHNQSEAHNRKLVEKQAQEEEDCQSRKTNPELDLFYERNKEQSL, translated from the exons ATGTCGTTGAAACTCAACACCCCCACTTTCCCAAATTTAGCGTCATCTCTGTTCCCAAATTCGAACCCAAGAGGACCCAGCCAGATTCGATTCTCTAACCGATGGGGCAACGCTAACGCCGATCTCCTCTCTCTCTCTCTCTTGGATCAACGTTGCAGAAGGGATCAAATTCGTTGTTGCGGGATGGCAGGAGGAGGAGGAGGAGGAGGAGGAG GTGATCATCATCATGTGGGAGTGTGGTGGGACCTGAACACGTGTCCGGTTCCGGCTGGTGTAGACCCTCGTTGTGTCCGTCCGTGTATAGAATCTGCCTTGGAGAAGCTGTTTGGTCGTCGTTCTGCAGTCAGCATCTATATCTATGCCATAGGAAACCTAGAATTCATCTCTACTGACCTCTTGCAAAACATCTCTTCCTCCGGAATCATTGTTACTCATGCCCCCTGCG GTATGCACGACTTACATGATTTTCTTATCGACTGGTCTGCGGATGAGCTTAAAAACCCACATCCTCCTGGTTACGTAATGATCATCTCGAGTGATTATAGACTGCTTTACCCTAAGCGTTTTCGGCTTTTTGGATTCACTACTTTTGTTGCATATCCAAAAGGTGTTCGCCTACTTGCCCATCTTACCCAGCTAAAATTTATTGGCCGAGAGTTTGACGAAGTGTTTGCCAAAGAGTTTGTCTGGGAAACCTTATTGAGTGATAATTTGGATGAAACTTTATTATTGAGTGACAACAACACATGTGATGAGAAACCTCTCTGCATTTGCAACATATGCTGTTATGATTACGAAGTATGTGACGAATTCATCACTCATCTCAAGTGTGAAGAGCACAGAAACCAG TGGTCTGAAATTGTGCACGACCGCAAGCTTAAATATTTTTGCCAAGTTTGCAATTATCCCGCCTATAGCCACTATAACCTCTTTCTCCATAACCAAAGTGAAGCACATAATCGCAAG CTGGTTGAGAAACAGGCTCAAGAAGAGGAGGATTGCCAGAGCAGGAAGACAAATCCAGAATTGGATCTCTTCTACGAGAGAAACAAGGAGCAATCTCTTTGA
- the LOC106317540 gene encoding uncharacterized protein LOC106317540 isoform X4 has protein sequence MSLKLNTPTFPNLASSLFPNSNPRGPSQIRFSNRWGNANADLLSLSLLDQRCRRDQIRCCGMAGGGGDHHHVGVWWDLNTCPVPAGVDPRCVRPCIESALEKLFGRRSAVSIYIYAIGNLEFISTDLLQNISSSGIIVTHAPCGMHDLHDFLIDWSADELKNPHPPGYVMIISSDYRLLYPKRFRLFGFTTFVAYPKGVRLLAHLTQLKFIGREFDEVFAKEFVWETLLSDNLDETLLLSDNNTCDEKPLCICNICCYDYEVCDEFITHLKCEEHRNQWSEIVHDRKLKYFCQVCNYPAYSHYNLFLHNQSEAHNRKLVEKQAQEEEDCQSRKTNPELDLFYERNKEQSL, from the exons ATGTCGTTGAAACTCAACACCCCCACTTTCCCAAATTTAGCGTCATCTCTGTTCCCAAATTCGAACCCAAGAGGACCCAGCCAGATTCGATTCTCTAACCGATGGGGCAACGCTAACGCCGATCTCCTCTCTCTCTCTCTCTTGGATCAACGTTGCAGAAGGGATCAAATTCGTTGTTGCGGGATGGCAGGAGGAGGAG GTGATCATCATCATGTGGGAGTGTGGTGGGACCTGAACACGTGTCCGGTTCCGGCTGGTGTAGACCCTCGTTGTGTCCGTCCGTGTATAGAATCTGCCTTGGAGAAGCTGTTTGGTCGTCGTTCTGCAGTCAGCATCTATATCTATGCCATAGGAAACCTAGAATTCATCTCTACTGACCTCTTGCAAAACATCTCTTCCTCCGGAATCATTGTTACTCATGCCCCCTGCG GTATGCACGACTTACATGATTTTCTTATCGACTGGTCTGCGGATGAGCTTAAAAACCCACATCCTCCTGGTTACGTAATGATCATCTCGAGTGATTATAGACTGCTTTACCCTAAGCGTTTTCGGCTTTTTGGATTCACTACTTTTGTTGCATATCCAAAAGGTGTTCGCCTACTTGCCCATCTTACCCAGCTAAAATTTATTGGCCGAGAGTTTGACGAAGTGTTTGCCAAAGAGTTTGTCTGGGAAACCTTATTGAGTGATAATTTGGATGAAACTTTATTATTGAGTGACAACAACACATGTGATGAGAAACCTCTCTGCATTTGCAACATATGCTGTTATGATTACGAAGTATGTGACGAATTCATCACTCATCTCAAGTGTGAAGAGCACAGAAACCAG TGGTCTGAAATTGTGCACGACCGCAAGCTTAAATATTTTTGCCAAGTTTGCAATTATCCCGCCTATAGCCACTATAACCTCTTTCTCCATAACCAAAGTGAAGCACATAATCGCAAG CTGGTTGAGAAACAGGCTCAAGAAGAGGAGGATTGCCAGAGCAGGAAGACAAATCCAGAATTGGATCTCTTCTACGAGAGAAACAAGGAGCAATCTCTTTGA
- the LOC106317540 gene encoding uncharacterized protein LOC106317540 isoform X1 has product MSLKLNTPTFPNLASSLFPNSNPRGPSQIRFSNRWGNANADLLSLSLLDQRCRRDQIRCCGMAGGGGGGGGGGDHHHVGVWWDLNTCPVPAGVDPRCVRPCIESALEKLFGRRSAVSIYIYAIGNLEFISTDLLQNISSSGIIVTHAPCGMHDLHDFLIDWSADELKNPHPPGYVMIISSDYRLLYPKRFRLFGFTTFVAYPKGVRLLAHLTQLKFIGREFDEVFAKEFVWETLLSDNLDETLLLSDNNTCDEKPLCICNICCYDYEVCDEFITHLKCEEHRNQWSEIVHDRKLKYFCQVCNYPAYSHYNLFLHNQSEAHNRKLVEKQAQEEEDCQSRKTNPELDLFYERNKEQSL; this is encoded by the exons ATGTCGTTGAAACTCAACACCCCCACTTTCCCAAATTTAGCGTCATCTCTGTTCCCAAATTCGAACCCAAGAGGACCCAGCCAGATTCGATTCTCTAACCGATGGGGCAACGCTAACGCCGATCTCCTCTCTCTCTCTCTCTTGGATCAACGTTGCAGAAGGGATCAAATTCGTTGTTGCGGGATGGCAGGAGGAGGAGGAGGAGGAGGAGGAGGAG GTGATCATCATCATGTGGGAGTGTGGTGGGACCTGAACACGTGTCCGGTTCCGGCTGGTGTAGACCCTCGTTGTGTCCGTCCGTGTATAGAATCTGCCTTGGAGAAGCTGTTTGGTCGTCGTTCTGCAGTCAGCATCTATATCTATGCCATAGGAAACCTAGAATTCATCTCTACTGACCTCTTGCAAAACATCTCTTCCTCCGGAATCATTGTTACTCATGCCCCCTGCG GTATGCACGACTTACATGATTTTCTTATCGACTGGTCTGCGGATGAGCTTAAAAACCCACATCCTCCTGGTTACGTAATGATCATCTCGAGTGATTATAGACTGCTTTACCCTAAGCGTTTTCGGCTTTTTGGATTCACTACTTTTGTTGCATATCCAAAAGGTGTTCGCCTACTTGCCCATCTTACCCAGCTAAAATTTATTGGCCGAGAGTTTGACGAAGTGTTTGCCAAAGAGTTTGTCTGGGAAACCTTATTGAGTGATAATTTGGATGAAACTTTATTATTGAGTGACAACAACACATGTGATGAGAAACCTCTCTGCATTTGCAACATATGCTGTTATGATTACGAAGTATGTGACGAATTCATCACTCATCTCAAGTGTGAAGAGCACAGAAACCAG TGGTCTGAAATTGTGCACGACCGCAAGCTTAAATATTTTTGCCAAGTTTGCAATTATCCCGCCTATAGCCACTATAACCTCTTTCTCCATAACCAAAGTGAAGCACATAATCGCAAG CTGGTTGAGAAACAGGCTCAAGAAGAGGAGGATTGCCAGAGCAGGAAGACAAATCCAGAATTGGATCTCTTCTACGAGAGAAACAAGGAGCAATCTCTTTGA